The window GGTCGAAACGCGGGCCGTGAAGGCGGTCTTTGGGGAGCACGCCCCGCGCATCCCGGTCAGCGCGATCAAGTCGATGACGGGTCACCTGCTCGGCGCAGCGGGGGGCATCGAGGCGGTCGCGACGGTGCTTTCGATCGCCCACGGGTGCCTGCCCCCCACCATCAACCTGCAGGAGCCCGACCCGGAGTGCGATCTCGACTACGTCCCCCGCCAGGCCCGCCAGCAGCCTGTGCGGGTCGCCATGTCCAACAGCATGGGGTTTGGGGGGCACAACGCCAGTCTGGTGTTTCGAGGCCTGTCATGACTCGTCCCGTGGCCCCCCTGGTCGAGCGGGCCGGCCTGCCCGCGCCGCACGACGATCCGCGCTACGCCGAGGCCCTGACGCACCCCTCGTCGGACCGACGCCCTCATTACGAACGCCTGGAGTACCTGGGGGACGCCGTGCTGAAACTGGTGGTCAGCGAGTGGTTGTTTGCCCGCATGCCCGCCATGAGTGAGGGGAGCATGACCCAGATCCGGGCGCACGCCGTCAGCGATGAAACGCTCGCGCGCGTTGCCCAGGCGCTCGATCTGGGTCCACACCTGATCCTCGGCACCTCCGAGAAACGCTCCCAGGGTCGGGAGAAGACCAGCATTCTGGCCAGTGCCTTCGAGGCCCTGATCGGCGCCGCCCATGTGGTCCATGGCCCCCAGGTGGCAGCCGACTTGCTGAAGCGCTGGCTGGGCCCGGAATTCGACCGGGCCTTGGCCGGGGTGGATCAGCACAACCC is drawn from Candidatus Sericytochromatia bacterium and contains these coding sequences:
- the rnc gene encoding ribonuclease III, encoding MTRPVAPLVERAGLPAPHDDPRYAEALTHPSSDRRPHYERLEYLGDAVLKLVVSEWLFARMPAMSEGSMTQIRAHAVSDETLARVAQALDLGPHLILGTSEKRSQGREKTSILASAFEALIGAAHVVHGPQVAADLLKRWLGPEFDRALAGVDQHNPKALLQEFTQRRWQCLPDYQVEASSEAQAHRMSFQVTVSLAGRELGAGTGNSKRQASQAAAAAAIAALQAAGEWTGDTHG